The following DNA comes from Teredinibacter haidensis.
CGGCATTGTGCACAACACTGTCGGCACCAGCTTGCAGCAGTAGCAAAGGAGCTTTGATTTTCTTTGCCGCCTGCATTTGCACATTGCGTACTATGCAAGCCTGCTCGACCCAACCATAAGTCGGGGCACTTAATGCTGCATTTGGGTGCTGCTGAAAAACCTTCCTCGCCTGATAAAAACGCTCCGCTGAATGGGTGAGCCTGTTAAGTTTAAACGCCTCTTCGTCACTATTTTGGCTTGATCGAGGCGTTGAGCATTCCGCACAAAACCAGCTCACAACGCTAACAATGCCACACCCTCCGGGCACCCCAAGATCGGCCTCCAGCATCGGAGCATTTAGCACGGCCGCAGAGAAGAAATCGGGCCTTTTAGCCATCGCCAATATGCCGATGCTCCCGCCCACGGAATGACTAACCAGAAAACGCTTTTTGATCGGGGATTTTTCCACTTCCAGCTCTAAAAACGTGAGGAAGTCACCAACATAATGGCCGAAATCGACCACATGCCCCTTTAACCGATCCTCCAGCATTCTGCCCGAAAGCCCCTGACCTCTGTGGTCAAACGCATAAACAGAATATCCTTGCAGGTAAAGCTGATAAATAAACTCGCGATACTTCAAATAGGATTCCGTTCGCCCTGTAGACAACACAACCAAGCCTCGAGCGTTACGATTTTCAGCTTTTACGTGGGCGATCTCGATATTATCAACACCGGCAAAGTGGCCCGACTCTACAGTGGTAGCCCAAAAAAGATCCAGCTCAGCAGCGCCGTCGGCCGTCACCACCATCGGGATCAAAGCGGCAATCAATAAGCAATACCGACAAAACAGCATATTTTTTTTCCTATTTGTTATGGGCAGTCGTAATGGCCGCTACGCCTGTACTACAATAGCGATCTCTTTTAGCTTCTTAATTCCTATTGCTTTTCATGCCTGAAATCACCAAGTCCATTTCCGAAACCAAAGTCATTGTCGGTATGTCCGGCGGTGTTGACTCCTCCGTTTCTGCGCTACTGCTGTTACAGCAGGGTTATCAGGTGGAAGGCCTGTTTATGAAAAACTGGAACGAGGACGACGGTACAGAGTACTGTACCGCTATGACAGACTTAATGGATGCAGCCTCCGTTTGCCAGAAGCTCGGCATCCATCTGCATACCGCCAACTTCGCTGCCCAGTACTGGGACAACGTTTTCGAGCATTTTTTAGCTGAATATAAAGCGGGCCGCACCCCCAACCCCGACATCCTCTGTAATCGCGAAATTAAATTCAAGGTTTTCCTCGATTACGCAGAATCTCTGGGTGCCGACTATATCGCCACAGGTCACTACACCCGTACGCGCAACGAAAACGGTCACACCTACCTCTGCAAAGGACTAGATGGCAATAAAGACCAAAGCTATTTTCTGCACGCTGTTGGCGAAAATGAATTTGCCAAAACCCTGTTCCCTATTGGCGAACTGGATAAGCCAGTTGTCCGTGAGCTGGCCGAAAAGCACGATCTGGTCACCCATAACAAGAAGGACAGTACCGGCATCTGCTTTATCGGCGAACGGCGCTTCAAAGACTTTCTAGAAACCTACCTCCCCGCTCAGCCGGGTGACATTATCACGCCCGAAGGAACGGTAATAGGCCAGCACGAAGGCTTAATGTACTACACCATCGGCCAGCGCCAAGGCCTAGGCATTGGCGGTGTTGCCGGGGCACCGGAGGAACCTTGGTACGTTGCCCAAAAACAATTGGAAACGAACCAGTTACTAGTCGTTCAAGGTAAGAACCACCCCCTGCTCTTTGAGCCTGGCCTGAAAGCCAGCCAAATGCATTGGATAAATGGCGAAGCCCTGGCGGCGGGCAGCCGCTGCATGGCCAAAACCCGTTATCGTCAGCCAGACCAGGCCTGTACGCTAATCGACGTTAAGGATGACAGTATTACCGTACACTTTGACACCCCCCAGCGGGCTATCACCCCAGGGCAAAGCATTGTGCTTTACGACGGCGATATCTGCCTAGGCGGCGGCGTTATTGAATTTCCCACAAATGAGCAAGGAGAGTAAGTTTGGAGAAATCGTGGCAAAACATTGCCCTGGCGCTGGCAGGTGTTGTTCAGTGTGCGATTCAGGTGGAAGAGCTCGCAAAGACCGGTTACCTAAAAACAGAACCATTCGAAACCGCCGTTAACAGTCTGCTCAACCAGAATCCCGATTCAACCGAAGATGTATTTGGTCGTGTTTCAGCGCTGTCTCTCGGACTGGAATCACTCGATTTGATGCTGCAGAACCACCGCAACCCCAAACACTCAGATGCCTTGCGCTATATCCTCGGCATGATCCACTTACAGAAACGCCTGGCTAGACGTAAAGAACTGCTTTCCGTTATCGGTAGTCGGCTGGAAAAAACCCAGCATCAAGTGCAGCACTTCGGGCCGACCCACGACAATGTTATTGGCAATATTGCTGATATATACACCGATACCATCAGCAAATTCCCCTATCGTATCCAAGTCACAGGCGAATACACCTACCTGCAGCAAAGTCGAGTTGCCTCCCAGATCCGAACCCTACTACTGGCCGGCATTCGCGCCGCCACGCTGTGGCGTCAGGTCGGCGGCACCCGCTGGCAACTACTGTTATATCGCTCTAAATTAAGTAGAGCGGTAAGCACTTTACGCCAACAATGTGCCCCCGACTAAAAGCCTGAAATTTAACCGCATTTCAGGTAGAATGCGCGCCTTTTCCGTTTACCCGCTCTCCGTACATCATCCTTTTGGGGAGCAACAATCAAGAGACAATTTCGCTTATGGACTTATCTGCCCTTTCCGCTATTTCTCCCATCGATGGCCGCTACGGTGGCAAAACGGCGGATCTACGCCCCCACTTCAGTGAGTACGGTTTAATTCGCTGCCGTGTCGAGGTGGAAATCCGTTGGTTACAACGTTTGGCAGAGCATCCTGAAATCAGTGAAATTGGCAATTTAAGCGATGAATCCCAAGCGCAATTAAACCGTATTCTCAGCGATTTTTCCGAAGCCGATGCGCAAGCAATCAAAGACATTGAGCGCACCACCAACCACGATGTAAAAGCGGTCGAGTACTTCATAAAAGATAAATTCAAGGGCAACGCAGAGCTGGAAGCCGTTTCCGAATTCGTACACTTCGCCTGTACATCTGAAGATATCAACAATCTTTCCCATGCTCTGATGCTGAAAAGCGGTCTGGATGCAGTATTGCTGCCAGAAATGAAAACGCTGACCACCGCAATTGCCGACCTAGCGATTGAATATGCCGCAGTACCGATGCTATCCCGCACCCACGGACAAACCGCTTCACCATCTACCGTAGGTAAAGAATTGGCCAACGTTGCCGCCCGTCTACAGCGGCAGGTATCACAAGTCACCACCGTTAACCTGCTGGGCAAGATCAATGGCGCCGTGGGCAACTACAATGCCCACCTGTCCGCCTACCCGGAAATCGACTGGCAAGCTAATGCCAAAACCTTTGTCGAAAGCCTCGGCCTTACCTGGAACCCTTACACCACGCAGATTGAACCGCACGATTACATCGCAGAGTTATTCGATGCCATCTGCCGATTCAACACCATTTTGCTGGATTTCGACCGCGATGTTTGGGGCTATATTTCTCTGGGCTACTTCAAGCAAAAAACCATTGCAGGCGAAATAGGTTCATCCACCATGCCACACAAGGTGAACCCCATCGATTTCGAAAACTCCGAGGGCAACCTGGGGCTGGCCAATGCAGTATTTAGTCACCTCTCCGCCAAACTGCCTGTTTCACGCTGGCAGCGCGACCTGACAGATTCCACCGTACTGCGTAATATGGGCGTGGGCTTTGGCTACAGTCTGATCGCCTATGGGTCTACACTTAAAGGTATCCGTAAGCTGCAAATCAATGAGCATCTGCTGGCGGCAGACCTCGATAACAGCTGGGAAGTCCTTGCTGAACCAATCCAAACCGTTATGCGCCGCTATGCTATTGAAGGTGCTTACGAAAAGCTAAAAGAACTCACGCGCGGCCAGGCGATTAGCCAGCAGGTCATCCAAGATTTTGTACAAACACTCGATATACCCAAAAAGGCCAAGCTGGAACTCAGTAATTTAACGCCAGGCAGCTATATCGGTAACGCCATAGAACAGGCCAAAGCCGTAAAAGACCTGTTAGGATAACCAAAGAAAGGTTAACCCAACACCCAGTTTTACTGGGTTAACCTTCCTTCAGTCTGGGTAGACAGGAGGTTTTATGGACAGCTCTCATCCCTTTCCGCGCCTTAATTATCTGGGCGATATGCCAATCGATACGTTCCTTGAGGAATACTGGCAGAAAAAACCCTTGTTGGTTCGCCAAGCTATTCCGCATTTTGTATCCCCACTTTCTGCCGATGAACTGGCCGGGCTATCTCTGGAAGAAGACGTGGTTTCCCGCCTAATTGTTCAGGGAAAACAGAAAAACGACTGGTCGCTGCAACACGGCCCGCTCACCGAGGACACCTTTGCCAACTTACCGGATGATCACTGGACGCTGCTGGTTCAACACGCAGACCTGCTCGAGCCGGACGTAAATCGGCTGCTGGAAGCCTTTCGCTTCCTGCCTCGCTGGAGATTGGACGATATTATGATCAGCTACGCCAGCGATGGCGGCGGTGTAGGCCCTCACTTTGACTACTACGACGTTTTCCTGCTGCAAGCCAAAGGTAAGCGCCGCTGGCGTCTGGGCCAGACCTGCAGTACTGAAGACCCACTTATCCCCGGAATCGACCTAAAGATCTTGCAGCGTTTCGAAACAAGCTCAGACTGGCTCGTCGAGCCCGGCGACCTACTCTACATCCCGCCCAACCTGGCCCACTGGGGCGAAGCTGTTGGCGACGACTGTATTACTTACTCTATTGGCTTCCGCGCCCCCAGCTACGGCGACGTACTGATAGATTTTGCTCAGGAAATGGCCTCAATGTGCAGCGAAGATAAGCGCTACAGTGACAGCGAGCACAAACAACAGGCTCTTAGCGGCGAGATTACTGCCCATTCACTAGAGGCCGTCAGCGCAATTATCCACCGCTTCAGTCAAAACAAGAACTACTTGGCCAGCTGGCTTGGCGAGTATATGACACGCCCCAACCCCGGTGGGGAAGAAGCCAGCCAGGGCGAATTCCCGGTGGAACAACTGTCTACCACATTGTGTAAGCTCACCCCTTTCGCTCGCTGCGCTTTTTATAACACCAGCGACCACTGCATTGTATTTATTAACGGACACCGGTGGCACTGTTCTAAACCCCTGGCGATTATGCTCAGCAACGGAGAAAGCATCCTGTATTCACAACTGGACACCAAAGATCAGTACATACTGAAACATCTAGCGGAAGACGGTTTATTGGAGTATGCAGATGAGTGAGGCGCCATGCGAACTGGAAATTGTTAGCTGGACGGAAAACAGCTTGCTGCTATCCGACATCCGTAGAAAAGTTTTTATAGAAGAACAGAACGTTAGCGAAGCTGAAGAGTGGGACGAGCAGGACGCCCACGAAGAAACTCAGCACTTTATGATATCCAAAAACGATCAAGCCGTTGGCTGTGCCCGACTGCTTGCAAACGGCCAAATCGGACGAATGGCTATTCGCAAGGGTTTTAGGGAGCAGGGGTTTGGGCTGGAGTTGCTCCGGGGCATTATTCGCCACTCCCTACAGCAGCAATTTGCCAGCCACACGGAAAAAGATCTATTCCTCCATGCGCAGGTCGCAGCGATTCCATTTTATAAAAAAATGGGTTTTCATGAGATCGGCAATCACTTTATGGATGCCGGCATCCCCCATAAAACCATGGTACTGGAGCTTGATAGTTCTACGTTGACCACCCTTTACCGTGATCGGGTCTGGCGACTGCAACAAGCCCATGAATTTTCCCAGCATCTGGTGCAAACCATCCGCTTTGGCAATCTCAATCTCAATATTTTTTGTCACCACCTGACCCCAAGCCTGTGGGCTCACCCAGAAGCCGTCAAAGCCATTTCAGCACTAGCACGCCGTAGCGCCCATTCCCGCATTCGCATCCTGCTCCAGGACGCCAAAGCCATTACAGGCAAACACCACCCGGTGGTCGTCCTGTGCCAGCGCATCAGCTCCCGTATGGAAATCAAAGTCTTGGATAAAGATGTCGGTAATTTCGACAATGCCTACGCGATTATCGATGAAAAACAGCTGGTATACCTCAACAGCGAAGATACCTGTACGGGTTTTGCCAACTACCAAGCGGCTGCAGAAAGCCAGCATCTGCGGGAAGAGTTTGATCGCATATGGCTGTACAGCAGCCACAGCGACCAGGATCTAGCACAACTGTATTTGTAACTATGCTAATTCAAGCCCAAGCTGCCCGTCCTGATAGACGATCGGGTACTGCCGTAAACAGTCTAATTGCTTCGCTAACGGACCTTCAGCTTCCCCACTTTCAAGATTAAATTCGATGCCGTGAGCCCGGCAGCGGATTTTGTGATCGCTTAACAATTGGGCGTGAGTCAAGGGAACGTCCATATGGGGACATCGATTCTCGACGATATAGGGCTTAGCCTCCACCTGAACCAGCAATAGTTCATGCTGGTTCACGGTAAACGCCTTTTGGTAGCCATCGAACATCTGGCTTAACTTCTCCAGAGGAAAAAAAGCCATTCTGCCTTCTCTCAAATAAATTACAGTTCCAGTTTGCGAATACTGGCGTTGATAAAGGCCTGCTTCAGTTCTTCATAGGTTTCCACTGCGGGAAACTGAGGGAATTCATCAATCACATTCTGTGGTGCACTGAACAGGATACCCGCATCGGCCTCAGCCAGCATGGTAGTATCGTTGTAGGAATCACCCGCCGCGATAGTGCGATAGTAAATGGATTTGAAAGCGCAAATGGACTGGCGCTTGGGGTTGGCCTGGCGCAGATTGTAATCGACGACCTTGCCGTTATCGTCTACTGTCAATTTATGGCAAAGTAGTGTTGGGTATCCCAACTGGGCCATTAACGGGCCAGCGAATTCGTAAAAGGTATCAGACAGAATCACGACCTGAAAGCGCTCACGCAGCCAGTTAAGAAACTCAGCAGCGCCCGGCAAAGGGCTTAGTGTGGCGATAACATCCTGAATTTCCTTTAGCCCCAGCCCCGCCTTCTCCAGCTCTTTTAGGCGCATGGTCATCAGTTCATCGTAATCTGGAATATCTCGGGTAGTCGCCTTAAGAGCTTCAATACCGGTTTTTTCGGCAAACGCAATCCAGATTTCCGGGATGAGTACACCTTCAAGGTCAAGACAGGCTAGTTCCACAATCAGCTCCTTACGGCTAGACACAAAATTAAACGTAAATTGTGCCGCAAATCTACAGAAGTCGCTGGGAATTACAAGGCGTATAAGCATATTGTTTATGATTATTTTTAAACATATACAGGCTCTGGTATTCTTGCGCGCTTTGTAAACTATTCTCGAACGTTTAAGCCCAGCAGGCAGACTATTACATGAACGATACGGTAAACCTTGTCGATATCGACAACACGCTTCAACAATCAACGCCCCAGGAAATTCTAGCCTACGCCTTGGAGCAGCACGACAACCTTGCCATCTCCTTTAGCGGTGCAGAAGATATCGTACTTGTCGATATGGCTGCACGAATCAAGCCCGGAGTTAAGGTTTTTTGCCTCGATACCGGTCGCCTCCACGCGCAGACCTATCAATTTATCGAGCAGGTGCGTAAGCATTACGATATCGAACTGGATGTACTCTTCCCATCAACAGAAGCAGTACAAAAACTGGTTGCCAGTAAAGGCCTATTCAGTTTTTACGATGACAACCATAAGGAATGTTGCGGGGTACGCAAAGTAGGCCCGCTACGCAGCAAACTTTTACAGGTGGATGCCTGGGTAACCGGCCAGCGTAAAGACCAAAGCCCCGGTACACGGGCAAGCATTCCCGTTATTCAAAACGATAAAGTATTTGCCCGCGCTGGTGAAACTCTGATCAAGTTTAATCCGCTGGTTAATTGGACATCCCAGCAAGTATGGGAATATATTCGTACAGAGGGCGTCCCCTACAACCCACTGCACGACAATGGATATGTTTCGATAGGCTGCGAACCCTGCACACGCCCAATTGGCCCCGGCCAGCACGAGCGAGAAGGTCGCTGGTGGTGGGAGGATGCCACGAAAAAAGAATGTGGCCTACACTCAACAAATATTCAAAAATAAGCTCCAAGGGATATCGACACTTTAGATAAGCGGGAACAATTATGAAAATCACACTGGTAAAAAAAATCCTGGCTGATGGCTCACCCTGCAAAAAATGCGGTGATGTTCTGCAAAAGCTGGAATCCAGCGGGCAAATGGCGTTTATTGACGCAACAGCAGTCGCAGATGAGCGAGACCCCTCAAGCGAGGGTATTGCCCTGGCAAAGAAATATGACGTGAATCGTGCGCCCTTCTTTATCGTTGAAAATGAAGGTAAAGCGGCTGTTATTTACACGGTGTATATGAAGTTTGTGAAGGAAGTCCTTAACCAGAAAACAGAAGAGAGTGAAGAACTCAAAGAAATTATGGAAAACAACGACGACCTAGATTTCCTGTAGCTTTCGACCCGCAAAACTAAAGCAGGCCGCCAAACTCCGGCCTGCTTTAGCTTGTCACCGCTCAATACTCTGGCAACGCCACATGGGAAAAGAGTTCATCCAGCTCGACCTTAGAGTGTCGATTAAACGCTTCACTAACCAAATCCTTGGTTAAATGCGGCGCAAACTCCTCAATAAACTCATACATAAAACCACGTAGGAAAGTACCACGACGGAAACCAATTTTTGTGGTGCTGGCACGGAACAAATGGCTAGCATCCAAAGCGACTAGATCACTATCTTCCTCTTCCTGGTAGGCCATTTTAGCCACGATCCCAATACCCAAGCCCAGCCGCACATAGGTTTTGATAACATCGGCATCTGCCGCGGTGAATACCACGCGCGGTGCTAGCCCTCGCTCCATAAAAGCCTCATCCAGCTTGGAACGACCGGTAAAACCGAAGACATAGGTCACAATGGGATACTTGGCCACATCCTCCAGAGTAAGCGTGGAAACCTGACACAAGGGATGGTTTTTGGGAACGAGAATACAACGATTCCAGCGATAGCAGGGCAACATAATCAGATCACTAAATAACTCCAGCGCTTCCGTTGCAATAGCAAAGTCGACCGAGCCATCTGCAGCCATTTCCGAGATCTGCATGGGCGTACCCTGATGCATATGCAAAGAAACATCCGGATATTTATCGATAAACTTGGAAATTACGTCAGGTAAGGCATAACGCGCCTGTGTGTGGGTGGTTGCGATAGACAAGCTTCCCTTGCGCTCATTACTGAACTCCTGGGCAACCTGCTTAATGCTTTCTACTTTGCGCAGAATTTCACCCGAGGTTCTCAAAATAGCCTCGCCAGCTGGCGTAATACGGGTAAGGTGCTTACCACTACGAGAGAAAATCTCGACACCTAGCTCATCTTCCAGCAAGCGAATTTGCTTACTGATCCCTGGTTGTGATGTGTATAAACTCTGGGCGGTAGCCGAAACATTTAGCTCGTGATGAGCGACTTCCCAGATATACCGCAGCTGTTGCAGTTTCATATGCCCTCCAATTGGCGGCGGAACGTGATTTTTATATGCGTAAAACCGGGCACCTTATACCTAAAAGCACCCAAAACGACATTTCATTATAAAAATAGAAGAAAATATTCTTTTGAAGAATAGTTATAAATACGTATATTTGCCACCCGTATTTGTAATTTAGCAGTCAGCCTCACATTTTTCAGTACTAAATATGGATTTAGTTTTTTATATTTTCGCCGGCGCGGCGGTCGGACTGGCTGTTGGCCTCACGGGAGTTGGAGGAGGGTCACTTATGACCCCTCTACTCATCCTTTGGGGCATCCCAGAAAAGATCGCTATCGGTACCGACCTCCTCTATGCGGCCGCAACCAAAACCGGGGCTATGCACGCCCATCAGAAACAGGGCACAGTGCGCTGGAAATTGGTTTTTACCCTGGCCGCGGGCAGCATCCCCGCATCCCTACTGACAACAGTGGCGTTGCGTTTTGCCATACCCAAGGATCTCGATTACGCGCCATTGCTAACCCACACCCTGGGTTTTATGTTGATCCTTACTTCATTAGTTGTGTTCTTTAAGAAACAAATTCAGAAGGGCTTCGCATCAAAAAATGCTGAACAGGGATGGTTCTACCGAAATGCGACCGCAGTAACCTTCTCCGCAGGCATCGTTCTGGGCGTATTTGTTACACTGTCGTCGGTAGGTGCTGGAGCGTTCTGCGCAGCGTTATTGTTATTGCTCTACCCCCGTCTACCCGCATTACAGGTCGTGGGCACGGATATTTCTCATGCCGTACCGCTCACTCTAATTGCTGGCCTAGGCCACCTATGGAACAATAATGTCGACTTTCAACTCTTATTCGGTTTGCTACTAGGCTCTCTGCCAGCGGTCCATCTGGGAGCAAAACTCGCTGTACGAGTTCCAAATTCAATACTCCAGCCTATTCTCGCCTGTATTTTGATGATGATCGGAATCAAGTTCGCATTTTTGGCACCGGCACACTAAGCTCTGTCGATAAGCTCATTAGCAATGCCGTTGGGAACGTGTCCAGTGGCAACATGGTCACGGGCGGACTGACAATGGGTTTGTTGATCATCAAAAAATACATCTGCGCCATAGGCCTGCAGAAATTTACCCTTGCTTAAACCGCCCAAAAATAGAGATTCATCAATTCGCACATTCCATGCGCGCAATGTGCGAATAACCCTTTCATGTGCTGGTGCGGAGCGCGCAGTTACCAGCGCCGTCCGAATAGGGCACTCTCGCCCTTGAAATTCATTCTGCAAACCCTGTAAGGCAGCGAGAAAAGACTTAAACGGGCCACCACTTAAGGGGGTTTTTGCCGATTCACGCTCACTTTTTGCAAAGGCATCTAAGCCCTGCCTCTGGTAAACCTGCTCAGCCTCATCAGAAAATAGTACGGCATCACCATCGAAGGCAAACCTTAACTGATTACTCTCGCCTTTACTTTTTGACGATGTTAATAACGTCGCGGCGGCAACGCCCTGCTCTATCGCATGCCGTACGTCCCTCGCATCCGTGGATAAAAATAGATGCCCGTTAAAAGGTGAAATATAACGATAAGGGCTCTCACCACCGGTAAAGGCTGCGCGCGTAATATCCAGCCCGTAGTGATTGATAGAGTTAAATATACGCAACCCAGTATCGGCACTGTTGCGAGAAAGTAAAATTATTTCTACCCTAGGCTCCCCGCCCAGCTGCTCATTAATCTTTAACAACTTTTCGACCATAGGAAAGGCATCGCCAGGAGGAAGTACAACGTCCTCGTGCGCTATCTGGTATTTGGAGTATGCTTCTAGACCATCGTTTTCAAATACCTGGTGGCTTTCGTCAAGATCAAACAGCGCTCTCGACGAAATTGCGATAACCAACTTACCCCCCAGCTGAGATGTCATAGTCTTTACCTCCCCAGTACAACATTGCGGTATGGAAACAGGCCAAATACGCCTCCAGTGTGAACAAACACAATATCCTCCATTCCCGAAAAAATACCGGATTTAATTTCACTGACCAATCCATAAAACGCTTTTCCGGTATACACGGGGTCCAAAATGATGCCCTCTTCTTGCGCAACCATCTGTATACATTGAAACAGTTCATCATAACCCTGCGCATAGCCGGGACCGATATAGGCATCCAAGGTGTGAATGCGTAATTCAGCTAAAAGCTCATCAAGATTTGTTTTGTTAAAAAAAGCACCCCATCGTTTTTGCCAGGCACTGATATCGCTCCTCACCTTGTTATGGAAATAGAGTTCCGAGTCACACACAGCGACACCATGCACAGGTATTAATGACCCCTGCAGGTGCAGACCCAAGGTCAGGCCCGCCTGGGTCCCCCCTGAACCAGTTGCCACAACAATCGCATCCGGCTGAATATCATTTTGCTTGAAATCGTTTAACAGCTCTTCGGACGCCTGCAGGTACCCCCAAAGGCCAACCTCATCACTGGCTCCGGTCGGAATAACGTAAGCTGACCGCCCAACAGATTGGTAATACTCTTTCCAATGCTGAAAAATGCCTCCCAGATTTGCGACATATTCATCATCCGGATAGATGGAAACCTCGGCACCAGCCATATGATCCATTAGCAAATTGCCATCGATACAGGAAGCGGGATCCCCTCGTAATAGCAGATGCACCTTCAAGCCCAACTGAGCGCCAACCAGCGCTGCTGTTCGGCAATGGTTAGACTGAACACCACCACAGGTAATTAAGGTATCACAGCCTTGAGCTAATGCTTCTGCAACAACAAACTCTAGCTTGCGGAGCTTATTTCCCGTCTGAGCCGAGCCGGTAAAATCATCCTGTTTAAGCCAAATGCGAGGGCCGCCAAGCGGTCGGGACAAGCGATCCAGAGGGCGAATAGGCGTGGGAAGATGCGCTAATGAAAGTCGGGACGGTTTATAGGCTAACATAAGCGGTAAAGGTACCTTGAAAGCCTAGATAGGTAAAGAGAGAGGGGGAGCTAAGGCCTCGGCCGCAAACCGCAGCCAAGGCTTGCAGACCTAACTAGATAGACTTGATAGTGCCCTTGGGCAGTACCGCGTGTACGGATGACTTTTGAAATTTCAAATCTACATTATTAGTAGCATTCAAGGTAATGTAATTTTCATCTACTTCTGTAATTTTACCTAGCATGCCACTGGTCAATACCACTTCATCACCCTTACCCAGGGTCTCGACCAAAGACTTATGCTCTTTCTGCCGCTTGCGCTGTGGCCGAATTATCACAAAATACATAAAGACAAATAGACCACCAAGCAGTACAAAATTCATAAAACCAGCATTGGGAGGAGCAGCACCTTCTGTTTGCGCTACTGCTTCAGCGATAAAAAAGCTCATACGTAGATTAACCTCTGTCGTTCTTACAAAAAGCTAATGAGGGACTCACTAACAGTTGGAATGGAAGGCGGCTAACTCTACAAGATGCGGTGAAAGAGTCAAGCAATTCATACGCGGTTTAACCCAATTAGCACGCAGACCGGTAATTCAAGCGCTAACAGCCTAGAGAAAAGCGGTTAGAAAGGGAAGGAGCTTCCA
Coding sequences within:
- the yajC gene encoding preprotein translocase subunit YajC, which gives rise to MSFFIAEAVAQTEGAAPPNAGFMNFVLLGGLFVFMYFVIIRPQRKRQKEHKSLVETLGKGDEVVLTSGMLGKITEVDENYITLNATNNVDLKFQKSSVHAVLPKGTIKSI
- a CDS encoding sulfite exporter TauE/SafE family protein, which translates into the protein MDLVFYIFAGAAVGLAVGLTGVGGGSLMTPLLILWGIPEKIAIGTDLLYAAATKTGAMHAHQKQGTVRWKLVFTLAAGSIPASLLTTVALRFAIPKDLDYAPLLTHTLGFMLILTSLVVFFKKQIQKGFASKNAEQGWFYRNATAVTFSAGIVLGVFVTLSSVGAGAFCAALLLLLYPRLPALQVVGTDISHAVPLTLIAGLGHLWNNNVDFQLLFGLLLGSLPAVHLGAKLAVRVPNSILQPILACILMMIGIKFAFLAPAH
- a CDS encoding phosphoadenylyl-sulfate reductase: MNDTVNLVDIDNTLQQSTPQEILAYALEQHDNLAISFSGAEDIVLVDMAARIKPGVKVFCLDTGRLHAQTYQFIEQVRKHYDIELDVLFPSTEAVQKLVASKGLFSFYDDNHKECCGVRKVGPLRSKLLQVDAWVTGQRKDQSPGTRASIPVIQNDKVFARAGETLIKFNPLVNWTSQQVWEYIRTEGVPYNPLHDNGYVSIGCEPCTRPIGPGQHEREGRWWWEDATKKECGLHSTNIQK
- a CDS encoding D-cysteine desulfhydrase family protein, producing MLAYKPSRLSLAHLPTPIRPLDRLSRPLGGPRIWLKQDDFTGSAQTGNKLRKLEFVVAEALAQGCDTLITCGGVQSNHCRTAALVGAQLGLKVHLLLRGDPASCIDGNLLMDHMAGAEVSIYPDDEYVANLGGIFQHWKEYYQSVGRSAYVIPTGASDEVGLWGYLQASEELLNDFKQNDIQPDAIVVATGSGGTQAGLTLGLHLQGSLIPVHGVAVCDSELYFHNKVRSDISAWQKRWGAFFNKTNLDELLAELRIHTLDAYIGPGYAQGYDELFQCIQMVAQEEGIILDPVYTGKAFYGLVSEIKSGIFSGMEDIVFVHTGGVFGLFPYRNVVLGR
- a CDS encoding 5'-nucleotidase — translated: MTSQLGGKLVIAISSRALFDLDESHQVFENDGLEAYSKYQIAHEDVVLPPGDAFPMVEKLLKINEQLGGEPRVEIILLSRNSADTGLRIFNSINHYGLDITRAAFTGGESPYRYISPFNGHLFLSTDARDVRHAIEQGVAAATLLTSSKSKGESNQLRFAFDGDAVLFSDEAEQVYQRQGLDAFAKSERESAKTPLSGGPFKSFLAALQGLQNEFQGRECPIRTALVTARSAPAHERVIRTLRAWNVRIDESLFLGGLSKGKFLQAYGADVFFDDQQTHCQSARDHVATGHVPNGIANELIDRA
- the cysB gene encoding HTH-type transcriptional regulator CysB → MKLQQLRYIWEVAHHELNVSATAQSLYTSQPGISKQIRLLEDELGVEIFSRSGKHLTRITPAGEAILRTSGEILRKVESIKQVAQEFSNERKGSLSIATTHTQARYALPDVISKFIDKYPDVSLHMHQGTPMQISEMAADGSVDFAIATEALELFSDLIMLPCYRWNRCILVPKNHPLCQVSTLTLEDVAKYPIVTYVFGFTGRSKLDEAFMERGLAPRVVFTAADADVIKTYVRLGLGIGIVAKMAYQEEEDSDLVALDASHLFRASTTKIGFRRGTFLRGFMYEFIEEFAPHLTKDLVSEAFNRHSKVELDELFSHVALPEY